In one Halorubrum sp. CBA1229 genomic region, the following are encoded:
- a CDS encoding chorismate mutase yields MSDTPNTEDRSLDELRREIEDIDREIVELIARRTYVADTVAAVKEERDLPTTDEGQEERVMERAGENAERFDVDANLVKAIFRLLIELNKVEQRENR; encoded by the coding sequence ATGAGTGACACACCGAACACGGAGGACCGGAGCCTCGACGAACTGCGACGCGAGATCGAGGACATCGACCGAGAGATCGTCGAACTGATCGCCCGCCGGACGTACGTCGCCGACACCGTGGCGGCCGTGAAAGAGGAGCGCGACCTCCCGACGACCGACGAGGGCCAGGAGGAGCGCGTGATGGAGCGCGCCGGCGAGAACGCCGAGCGCTTCGACGTCGACGCCAACCTCGTGAAGGCGATCTTCCGGCTGCTGATCGAGCTGAACAAGGTGGAGCAGCGGGAGAATCGCTGA
- a CDS encoding lamin tail domain-containing protein: protein MTRSRALSRVLLVVLVVALAGCAGASFGDPTATDPASSDGSDVATANGSLEVHYINVGQSVSTLVVGPDGETMLVDTGHYNDDGEHVLEYLRTHGVERIDHLVTSHNDADHIGGNAAIIDYYETEADGVGAVYDPGIAASTQTYGEYLDAVEEHDVTLYETREGDAIDFGEVTVDVLGPPEPYLENEARNENSIVLKLTHGETSFMLSGDAEDDQETYLVETYGEELRATVMKAGHHGSSSSSSEAFLDAVDPEVAVVSSAYDSQYGHPHEEVLRRLGDRSVPTYWTATHGDVVFVSDGTIVSIRTQREAPTEPQSLRDGDPVDPGTSGDAVERAQVTGDGAVAVTDGGDGTDDSGSDGSDGDGLDGDDVTAGDTNGTLAVATIHADAEGDDRENLNDEYVVFENAGTETLDLSGWAVEDEAGKRYRVPDGVTLAPDETLTLRTGSGTDTGDELYWGAGSPVWNNGGDTVIVENATGDRVLTESYE from the coding sequence ATGACACGTTCTCGGGCGCTCTCCCGCGTCCTCCTCGTGGTGCTCGTCGTCGCTCTCGCCGGGTGTGCGGGCGCGTCGTTCGGCGATCCGACGGCCACCGATCCGGCGTCTAGCGACGGGTCGGACGTCGCGACGGCGAACGGCTCCCTCGAAGTCCACTACATCAACGTCGGGCAGTCCGTGAGCACGCTCGTCGTCGGGCCGGACGGCGAGACGATGCTCGTCGACACGGGCCACTACAACGACGACGGGGAACACGTCCTCGAGTACCTCCGGACCCACGGCGTCGAGCGGATCGACCACCTCGTGACCTCGCACAACGACGCGGACCACATCGGCGGGAACGCGGCGATCATCGACTACTACGAGACCGAGGCCGACGGGGTCGGCGCCGTCTACGACCCGGGGATCGCGGCGAGCACCCAGACGTACGGCGAGTACCTCGACGCGGTCGAGGAGCACGACGTGACGCTGTACGAGACGCGGGAGGGCGACGCGATCGACTTCGGCGAGGTCACCGTCGACGTGCTCGGTCCCCCCGAGCCGTACCTCGAGAACGAGGCCCGCAACGAGAACAGCATCGTCCTCAAACTCACGCACGGCGAGACGAGCTTCATGCTGTCCGGCGACGCCGAGGACGACCAGGAGACGTACCTCGTCGAGACGTACGGCGAGGAGCTCCGGGCGACGGTTATGAAGGCGGGACACCACGGGTCGAGCAGCTCCTCGAGCGAGGCGTTCCTCGACGCGGTCGACCCGGAGGTCGCGGTCGTCTCGAGCGCCTACGACTCCCAGTACGGGCACCCGCACGAGGAGGTCCTCCGGCGCCTCGGCGACCGGTCGGTGCCGACGTACTGGACGGCGACGCACGGCGACGTCGTCTTCGTCAGCGACGGGACGATCGTCTCGATACGAACGCAGCGGGAGGCGCCGACGGAGCCGCAGTCGCTCCGCGACGGCGACCCGGTCGACCCCGGGACGAGCGGCGACGCGGTGGAACGGGCACAGGTAACCGGTGACGGAGCCGTCGCCGTCACCGACGGCGGCGACGGCACAGATGACTCGGGCAGCGACGGCTCGGACGGTGACGGCTTGGACGGTGACGACGTGACGGCGGGGGACACGAACGGCACACTCGCGGTCGCGACGATCCACGCCGACGCCGAGGGCGACGACCGGGAGAACCTCAACGACGAGTACGTCGTCTTCGAGAACGCGGGGACGGAGACGCTCGACCTGTCGGGGTGGGCCGTCGAAGACGAGGCCGGGAAGCGGTACAGGGTCCCGGACGGCGTGACGCTCGCCCCCGACGAGACGCTGACGCTCAGGACGGGAAGCGGCACTGACACCGGAGACGAGCTCTACTGGGGCGCCGGCTCGCCGGTCTGGAACAACGGCGGTGACACGGTGATCGTCGAAAACGCTACCGGGGACCGCGTGCTAACGGAGTCGTACGAATGA
- a CDS encoding acetamidase/formamidase family protein has protein sequence MPRELVSHRDGHVYEFAPEMEPVYEAADGESLTIETIDSLNGAIQTDDDLLDAIPEEVNAATGPIAVEGASPGDVLAVEIEAVRVTEDVGRVLTAPGFGLLQDDPEIEHPATRVTEVDAEGTGSEGGAGESGGGGASGGSVEFEGIDVPIDPVIGTIGVATAEESVSTLTPDDHGGNLDTTDMTAGTTAYFPVFQEGAMLAMGDSKAAMADGEMCGTGAEIGTEIDVTVSVVEDPAVGLDRPLVDTGDAVKTVASAGTLEEAVELANRDVVRLLAHDHGFSRTEAYLFSSLVGGLEISQVVDPQVTARNAIPSEYLAVPF, from the coding sequence ATGCCACGAGAGCTGGTCTCCCATCGCGACGGTCACGTCTACGAGTTCGCACCGGAGATGGAGCCCGTCTACGAGGCCGCGGACGGCGAGTCGCTCACGATCGAGACGATCGACAGCCTGAACGGGGCGATCCAGACCGACGACGACCTCCTCGACGCCATCCCCGAGGAGGTGAACGCGGCGACCGGTCCGATCGCCGTCGAGGGGGCCAGCCCCGGCGACGTGCTCGCGGTCGAGATCGAGGCGGTCCGCGTCACCGAGGACGTCGGGCGAGTTCTCACGGCGCCCGGATTCGGGCTCCTGCAGGACGACCCGGAGATCGAACACCCGGCGACGCGGGTCACCGAGGTCGACGCCGAGGGCACCGGAAGTGAAGGCGGCGCAGGCGAGAGCGGCGGGGGCGGCGCGAGCGGCGGGTCGGTCGAGTTCGAGGGGATCGACGTTCCGATCGACCCCGTGATCGGGACGATCGGCGTCGCCACCGCGGAGGAGTCGGTGTCGACGCTCACGCCCGACGACCACGGCGGCAACCTCGACACGACCGACATGACTGCCGGGACGACCGCGTACTTCCCCGTGTTTCAGGAGGGCGCGATGCTCGCGATGGGCGACTCGAAGGCCGCGATGGCCGACGGCGAGATGTGCGGGACCGGCGCCGAGATCGGCACCGAGATCGACGTGACGGTCTCGGTGGTCGAAGACCCCGCGGTCGGGCTCGACCGCCCGCTCGTCGACACCGGCGACGCGGTCAAGACCGTCGCGAGCGCCGGGACGCTGGAGGAGGCCGTCGAGCTCGCGAACCGCGACGTCGTGCGGCTGCTGGCGCACGACCACGGCTTCTCTAGGACCGAGGCGTACCTGTTCTCCAGTCTCGTCGGCGGGCTGGAGATCAGTCAGGTTGTCGACCCGCAGGTGACCGCGCGGAACGCGATCCCGAGCGAGTACCTCGCCGTCCCGTTCTGA
- a CDS encoding ferredoxin — protein MSEEADADDEVLRASDIGGEGPPVEEKPYKIVFEANKCFGAGKCAEVGDNWEMDIQSGMAKPRSYYIGEDELSENVRAAEVCPAKKDQGVIHVVDRRTDKEIAPDPHGDGTLSVDW, from the coding sequence ATGAGCGAGGAGGCGGACGCCGACGACGAGGTGTTGCGCGCGAGCGACATCGGCGGCGAGGGGCCGCCGGTCGAGGAGAAGCCGTACAAGATCGTCTTCGAGGCGAACAAGTGCTTCGGGGCCGGGAAGTGCGCCGAGGTCGGCGACAACTGGGAGATGGACATCCAGAGCGGGATGGCGAAGCCGCGGTCGTACTACATCGGCGAGGACGAACTGTCGGAGAACGTGCGGGCCGCCGAGGTCTGTCCCGCGAAGAAGGACCAGGGGGTCATTCACGTCGTCGACCGGCGCACCGATAAGGAGATCGCGCCCGACCCGCACGGGGACGGGACGCTCTCCGTCGACTGGTAG
- a CDS encoding DUF87 domain-containing protein has product MSEEETIHVADVSEGIGGDATAEPGAPVELPVVDVLTGRSFITGKSGSGKSNTASVVIENLLSNGFPVMIVDTDGEYYGLKEEYEILHAGADDECDIVVSPEHAEKLANLALEQNVPIILDVSGYLEEETANELLLEVVKQLFAKEKRMKKPFLLVVEECHEYIPEGGGMDETGKMLIKVGKRGRKHGLGIVGISQRPADVKKDFITQCDWLCWHRLTWDNDTKVVGRILGSKYSNAVEDLGDGEAFLMTDWDESIRRIQFHRKETFDAGATPGLDDFERPELKSVSSDLVGELQSISDETERRESEIADLRQKLDKKDQRIADLERELEEARDLSNMADQFAQALLGKAEAPYRGGSGHSSVDGGRSVAGDRGNGEDDDQSVLKSYDEAVAATRDGGGESDADAAPVDAAVGAEDVTDDTGEADTADGDPEDAEAPPEDDVEPVTRADVAESALRFDDAVELGTREAVIEELRGRIEALPELSRGMLRHYRREGVSDPVAAHIDAGGDGDSGHAYSRHRPIRRAGLIRHAGRGHYAYAVPDLIREAYADRLDEESVREIVRAVETAFVPPAERSYPPDADPTEVGVASGDGAIDNADGDGAVDDTDGDDAIVDTDDDGEPPEAEEGADRPTSALSDAARRLAERGRTGDE; this is encoded by the coding sequence ATGAGCGAGGAGGAGACGATCCACGTCGCGGACGTCAGCGAGGGGATCGGCGGCGACGCGACGGCGGAACCCGGCGCTCCGGTCGAACTCCCGGTGGTCGACGTGCTCACCGGCCGGTCTTTTATAACGGGCAAAAGCGGGTCCGGCAAGAGTAACACCGCGTCCGTCGTGATTGAAAATCTGCTATCTAACGGATTTCCTGTCATGATCGTGGACACTGACGGGGAATATTACGGACTTAAGGAAGAGTATGAAATTCTCCACGCCGGCGCCGACGACGAGTGCGACATCGTCGTCTCCCCGGAGCACGCCGAGAAGCTCGCGAACCTCGCCTTAGAACAGAACGTCCCGATCATCCTCGACGTCTCCGGCTACTTGGAGGAGGAGACCGCCAACGAGCTCCTCCTCGAAGTCGTCAAGCAGCTGTTCGCGAAGGAGAAGCGCATGAAGAAGCCCTTCCTCCTCGTCGTCGAGGAGTGCCACGAGTACATCCCCGAGGGCGGCGGGATGGACGAGACGGGGAAGATGCTGATCAAGGTCGGCAAGCGCGGGCGGAAGCACGGCCTCGGCATCGTCGGGATCAGCCAGCGCCCGGCCGACGTCAAGAAGGACTTCATCACACAGTGCGACTGGCTCTGCTGGCACCGGCTCACTTGGGACAACGACACGAAGGTGGTCGGGCGGATACTCGGCTCCAAATACTCGAACGCGGTCGAGGATCTGGGCGACGGCGAGGCGTTCCTGATGACCGACTGGGACGAGTCGATCCGCCGCATCCAGTTCCACCGCAAGGAGACGTTCGACGCGGGCGCGACCCCCGGCCTCGACGACTTCGAGCGCCCGGAGCTCAAGTCGGTCTCCAGCGACCTCGTCGGCGAGCTCCAGTCCATCTCCGACGAGACGGAGCGCCGCGAGTCCGAGATCGCCGACCTCAGACAGAAGCTCGACAAGAAGGACCAGCGGATCGCCGACCTCGAGCGCGAGCTGGAGGAGGCCCGCGACCTGAGCAACATGGCCGACCAGTTCGCGCAGGCGCTCCTCGGGAAGGCCGAGGCGCCCTACCGCGGCGGGAGCGGGCACTCCTCGGTCGACGGTGGGCGGTCCGTGGCCGGCGACCGCGGAAACGGCGAGGACGACGACCAGTCCGTGCTCAAGTCGTACGACGAGGCGGTCGCCGCGACCAGAGACGGCGGCGGGGAATCGGACGCCGACGCCGCCCCCGTTGACGCCGCCGTCGGCGCCGAAGACGTCACCGACGACACCGGTGAGGCCGACACCGCCGACGGCGACCCCGAGGACGCCGAGGCGCCGCCCGAGGACGACGTCGAGCCCGTGACGCGCGCTGACGTCGCCGAGAGCGCGCTCCGCTTCGACGACGCCGTCGAACTCGGCACCCGCGAGGCGGTGATCGAGGAGCTCCGCGGCCGGATCGAGGCCCTCCCGGAGCTGTCGCGGGGGATGCTCCGCCACTACCGCCGCGAGGGCGTCAGCGACCCCGTCGCCGCCCACATCGACGCCGGCGGCGACGGCGACTCGGGGCACGCCTACAGCCGTCATCGACCGATTCGACGGGCGGGACTCATCCGACACGCCGGACGCGGACACTACGCCTACGCCGTCCCAGACCTGATCCGCGAGGCGTACGCCGACCGGCTCGACGAGGAGAGCGTCCGGGAGATAGTCCGCGCCGTCGAGACCGCCTTCGTCCCCCCGGCAGAAAGGAGCTACCCGCCCGACGCTGACCCGACCGAGGTCGGCGTCGCATCCGGCGACGGCGCTATCGACAACGCGGACGGCGACGGTGCTGTCGACGACACGGACGGCGACGACGCTATCGTCGACACGGACGACGACGGCGAGCCCCCCGAGGCCGAAGAGGGCGCAGATCGACCGACGAGCGCACTGAGCGACGCCGCGCGGCGCCTCGCGGAGCGCGGTCGCACCGGCGACGAGTGA
- a CDS encoding MoaD/ThiS family protein produces MPPSQPAAEGAVEDASDSESDADAARPTDPEAETTVTVRCTGHVRTELGEYEFEYTFAGDTLREFLDELFEDYPELQEMLIAEKEADATHSGWAPTPEELPGTWTKNPVGEQTIAYARILVNGHFNENENGFDTKLEEGDRVALVYPFMFCC; encoded by the coding sequence ATGCCACCGAGTCAGCCGGCGGCGGAGGGCGCCGTCGAGGACGCGTCGGACTCCGAGAGCGACGCCGACGCGGCGAGGCCGACCGATCCCGAGGCGGAGACGACCGTCACCGTGCGCTGTACCGGACACGTCCGCACGGAGCTCGGCGAGTACGAGTTCGAGTATACGTTCGCGGGCGACACCCTCCGCGAGTTCCTCGACGAGCTGTTCGAGGACTACCCGGAGCTCCAAGAGATGCTCATCGCCGAGAAGGAGGCGGACGCGACGCACAGCGGTTGGGCGCCGACGCCGGAGGAGCTTCCCGGCACGTGGACGAAGAACCCGGTCGGCGAGCAGACCATCGCGTATGCCCGGATCCTCGTGAACGGCCACTTCAACGAGAACGAGAACGGCTTCGACACGAAGCTGGAGGAGGGCGACCGCGTCGCCCTCGTCTATCCGTTCATGTTCTGCTGTTAG
- a CDS encoding cbb3-type cytochrome c oxidase subunit I, which produces MELTRKTIAKVIVAAFLLNLVVMGAGAWFAYQEAPPIPDEVVGPDGETIATGDSIQDGKSAFQQYGLMNHGSILGNGAYYGEDYTADTLDLKAEHMREYYAQQEHGASYDSLSGPEQAAVAATVREDLDSPHDGGAIEYSAAEAYAHERVTETYVERYHGGDHDRGVPEGMIESSGEAEDFADFALWTAWFSHTDRPGSDNSYTNEWPYSPAAGNDATGAAMIWSVISMVLLVGAAGGAILLYKSVTLPEPSAEGITVPEPGDVSVFPSQRAALRFIPVAAGLFLAQVLLGGLLAHFYIERAGFFGIEEVFGVHILQLLPFAIAKTWHIDLGILWIASTWLGAGLFLPPLLTGHEPRNQARYVNVLLGALVVVVVGGMGGIWLGANGYLPGELWWLLGNEGLEYLEVGKVWQGGLLAGFILWAVLAIRGLKPLLDREPIYGLAHMILYAGGSITLLFVAGFMFTPSTNIAVTEFWRWWVVHMWVEGAFEFFIVAIIGLTLVSMNLLTRRSAEKAVMLQALLVMGTGVIGVSHHYWWIGMPDYWVPIGSVFSTLELLPLIFILYEAIGQYRAMTSSGGFPYKLPFMFIVASGVWNFVGAGVLGFFINLPLVNYYEHGTYLTVGHAHAAMFGAFGFLALGMVAYMLQLSIDPERWDGSWLRASFWLWNVGLALMVFVSVLPVGFLQLDAAFTGSYAAARSLAFYEGSLVQTLFWARLPGDTLLILGTVVYAADVVRKRFVLRRSEDDPTVDDMAVAEGIVSDDD; this is translated from the coding sequence ATGGAACTCACACGTAAGACGATCGCGAAGGTCATCGTCGCGGCGTTCCTGCTCAACCTAGTCGTGATGGGCGCCGGGGCGTGGTTCGCGTATCAGGAAGCGCCGCCCATTCCGGACGAGGTCGTCGGGCCCGACGGCGAGACGATCGCGACCGGCGACTCGATCCAGGACGGAAAGTCGGCGTTCCAGCAGTACGGACTGATGAACCACGGGTCGATCCTCGGCAACGGGGCGTACTACGGCGAGGACTACACCGCCGACACGCTCGATTTAAAGGCCGAGCACATGCGCGAGTACTACGCGCAACAGGAGCACGGGGCGAGCTACGACTCGCTCTCCGGGCCGGAGCAGGCCGCGGTCGCGGCGACTGTCCGCGAGGACCTCGATAGCCCCCACGACGGCGGGGCGATCGAGTACTCCGCCGCCGAGGCCTACGCCCACGAGCGGGTGACCGAGACGTACGTCGAGCGCTACCACGGGGGTGACCACGACCGGGGCGTGCCCGAGGGGATGATCGAGTCCTCCGGCGAGGCCGAGGACTTCGCCGACTTCGCGCTGTGGACCGCGTGGTTCTCGCACACCGATCGGCCCGGCTCCGACAACTCCTACACCAACGAGTGGCCCTACTCGCCGGCCGCCGGCAACGACGCCACCGGCGCCGCGATGATCTGGAGCGTGATCTCGATGGTGCTGCTCGTCGGTGCGGCCGGGGGCGCCATCCTCCTCTACAAGTCGGTGACGCTCCCGGAGCCGTCGGCAGAGGGGATCACCGTCCCGGAGCCGGGCGACGTGAGCGTCTTCCCGAGCCAGCGCGCGGCGCTCCGGTTCATCCCAGTCGCCGCCGGGCTGTTCCTCGCGCAGGTGTTGCTGGGCGGGTTACTGGCGCACTTCTACATCGAACGCGCCGGCTTCTTCGGGATCGAGGAGGTGTTCGGCGTCCACATCCTCCAGCTGCTCCCCTTCGCCATCGCGAAGACGTGGCACATCGACCTCGGAATCCTGTGGATCGCGTCGACGTGGCTCGGCGCCGGGCTGTTCCTTCCGCCGCTCCTGACCGGCCACGAGCCGCGGAACCAGGCGCGGTACGTCAACGTCCTGCTCGGCGCGCTCGTCGTCGTGGTCGTCGGCGGGATGGGCGGCATCTGGCTCGGCGCGAACGGCTACCTCCCCGGCGAGCTCTGGTGGCTCCTCGGCAACGAGGGGCTTGAGTACCTCGAGGTCGGGAAGGTGTGGCAGGGCGGCCTGCTCGCCGGGTTCATCCTCTGGGCGGTCCTCGCGATCCGGGGGCTCAAGCCCCTGCTCGACCGCGAGCCGATCTACGGACTCGCGCACATGATCCTCTACGCGGGCGGCTCGATCACCCTGCTGTTCGTCGCCGGGTTCATGTTCACGCCGTCGACGAACATCGCCGTCACCGAGTTCTGGCGGTGGTGGGTCGTCCACATGTGGGTCGAGGGCGCCTTCGAGTTCTTCATCGTCGCGATCATCGGGCTCACCCTCGTCTCGATGAACCTCCTCACGCGGCGCAGCGCCGAGAAGGCCGTCATGCTGCAGGCGCTCCTGGTGATGGGGACCGGCGTCATCGGCGTCTCGCACCACTACTGGTGGATCGGGATGCCGGACTACTGGGTGCCGATCGGGAGCGTCTTCTCGACGCTGGAGCTGCTCCCGCTGATCTTCATCCTCTACGAGGCGATCGGCCAGTACCGGGCGATGACGAGCTCCGGCGGGTTCCCCTACAAGCTCCCCTTCATGTTCATCGTCGCCAGCGGGGTGTGGAACTTCGTCGGCGCCGGCGTGCTCGGCTTCTTCATCAACCTCCCGCTCGTCAACTACTACGAGCACGGCACCTACCTCACCGTCGGCCACGCCCACGCCGCGATGTTCGGCGCGTTCGGGTTCCTCGCGCTGGGGATGGTCGCGTACATGCTCCAGCTGTCGATCGACCCCGAGCGCTGGGACGGCTCGTGGCTCCGCGCGTCGTTCTGGCTCTGGAACGTCGGGCTCGCGCTGATGGTGTTCGTCTCCGTGCTCCCGGTCGGATTCCTCCAGCTCGACGCCGCGTTCACCGGGAGCTACGCGGCGGCCCGGAGCCTCGCGTTCTACGAGGGGTCGCTCGTCCAGACGCTGTTCTGGGCGCGGCTCCCCGGTGACACGCTGCTCATCCTGGGGACCGTCGTCTACGCCGCCGACGTGGTCCGGAAGCGGTTCGTCCTCCGGCGCTCCGAGGACGACCCGACCGTCGACGACATGGCCGTCGCGGAGGGGATCGTGAGCGACGACGACTGA
- a CDS encoding DUF5796 family protein: MSAPSRSDVPPTSIGIDLREEGVVVEYLDGRTTLYRGAPDAVEGSVTAGPGKETHVLVTDPTETEGVMTYVNDYNTDDEILEDSGVGRVMVEEGEREEVFPGVIVGRTDQRNEVVADPEIAGGRVFVFVEDGWTEGSFEIVEGPEDGLDAHR, translated from the coding sequence ATGTCAGCGCCTTCACGCAGCGACGTCCCGCCGACGTCGATCGGGATCGACCTCCGCGAGGAGGGAGTCGTCGTCGAGTACCTCGACGGCCGGACGACCCTCTACCGCGGCGCCCCGGACGCGGTCGAGGGGTCGGTGACCGCCGGTCCCGGCAAGGAGACCCACGTGCTCGTCACCGACCCGACCGAGACCGAGGGCGTGATGACGTACGTCAACGACTACAACACCGACGACGAGATTCTGGAGGACTCCGGCGTCGGGCGCGTCATGGTCGAGGAGGGAGAGCGGGAAGAGGTGTTCCCCGGCGTGATCGTCGGCCGGACCGATCAGCGCAACGAGGTGGTCGCGGACCCCGAGATCGCCGGCGGCCGCGTGTTCGTCTTCGTCGAGGACGGCTGGACCGAGGGGAGCTTCGAGATCGTCGAGGGCCCCGAGGACGGCCTCGACGCGCACCGATGA
- a CDS encoding DUF5518 domain-containing protein, translating to MDTENTLLNAVVGAIASALLSFTGISPLLGGAVAGYLNGDDGLRVGALSGAIASIPIVGLLLLVLVVFPLLGFFAFPAEIGIAAGGIFLLGAIAVLGGVAYTVVLSALGGVLGVYVKDEL from the coding sequence ATGGACACCGAAAACACCCTCCTCAACGCGGTGGTCGGCGCTATCGCGTCGGCCCTCCTCTCGTTCACCGGTATCTCACCCCTCCTCGGCGGCGCGGTCGCCGGGTATTTAAACGGCGACGACGGGCTGCGGGTCGGCGCGCTCTCCGGCGCGATCGCGTCGATCCCGATCGTCGGGCTGCTGTTGCTCGTGCTGGTCGTTTTCCCGCTTTTGGGGTTCTTCGCGTTCCCGGCCGAGATCGGGATCGCAGCCGGGGGGATCTTCCTCCTCGGGGCGATCGCCGTGCTGGGCGGCGTCGCCTACACCGTCGTGTTGAGCGCGCTCGGCGGAGTACTGGGCGTGTACGTAAAAGACGAACTGTAA
- a CDS encoding DUF3006 family protein translates to MSRIDLADGTYTAVVDAIEDGLATVFFERDGDDVGDAVLDADRLPDEGRHADAILDVRIEDGSIATATYDPDLTESRSEAAQDRFDRLSERPPKDGRE, encoded by the coding sequence ATGAGCCGGATCGATCTCGCCGACGGGACGTACACGGCGGTCGTCGACGCGATCGAAGACGGGCTCGCGACCGTCTTCTTCGAGCGCGACGGCGACGACGTGGGCGACGCCGTCCTCGACGCCGACCGGCTGCCTGACGAGGGCCGGCACGCGGACGCGATCTTGGACGTGCGGATCGAGGACGGGTCGATCGCGACCGCGACGTACGACCCCGACCTCACCGAGTCCCGTTCCGAGGCCGCCCAAGACCGGTTCGACCGGCTGTCCGAGCGGCCGCCGAAAGACGGTCGGGAATGA
- a CDS encoding shikimate kinase, with translation MEGRAAALGAGTVLNALATGTGAAFGIDVETRASVSLDPAAEGVDGTIAEDPDADTALIERCVALATDRWGDGEGGTVRTDSDVPLAAGLKSSSAAANATVLATCDALGLTVGDEAGGADDTAHAAGSSVDVTRLEACRLGVRAAREAGVTVTGAFDDATASMLGGVTVTDNASDELRSREAVDWDVLVWTPPERAYSADADVARCEAVAPMADLVADLALDGRYAEAMTVNGLAFSAALGFDADPAVEAMPRATGVSLSGTGPSVVAVADPTDPETDLDAVADAWGDRPGTLRRTTTRNDGATVE, from the coding sequence ATGGAGGGACGGGCGGCCGCGCTCGGCGCTGGCACCGTGTTGAACGCGCTCGCGACGGGCACCGGCGCGGCCTTCGGCATCGACGTCGAGACGCGCGCGAGCGTCTCTCTCGACCCGGCCGCCGAGGGCGTGGACGGGACCATCGCCGAGGACCCCGACGCCGACACCGCCCTGATCGAGCGCTGCGTCGCGCTCGCGACCGACCGGTGGGGCGACGGCGAGGGCGGCACCGTCCGGACCGACAGCGACGTGCCGCTCGCGGCGGGGCTCAAGAGCTCCAGCGCGGCCGCCAACGCGACCGTGCTGGCGACCTGCGACGCGCTGGGACTGACGGTGGGCGACGAGGCGGGCGGCGCCGACGACACCGCCCACGCCGCGGGCTCGTCCGTCGACGTCACGCGACTGGAGGCCTGCCGGCTCGGCGTGCGGGCCGCCCGCGAGGCGGGCGTGACGGTCACGGGCGCGTTCGACGACGCCACCGCCTCGATGCTCGGCGGCGTGACCGTCACCGACAACGCGAGCGACGAGCTGCGGTCGCGCGAGGCCGTCGACTGGGACGTTCTCGTCTGGACGCCGCCCGAGCGCGCCTACAGCGCGGACGCGGACGTGGCCCGCTGCGAGGCCGTCGCGCCGATGGCGGACCTGGTCGCCGACCTCGCGCTGGACGGCCGGTACGCCGAGGCGATGACCGTCAACGGGCTCGCCTTCTCGGCCGCGCTCGGCTTCGACGCCGACCCCGCGGTCGAGGCGATGCCGCGCGCGACCGGGGTGTCGCTGTCGGGCACCGGCCCGAGCGTCGTCGCGGTCGCGGACCCGACCGACCCCGAGACCGACCTCGACGCGGTCGCCGACGCGTGGGGCGACCGGCCCGGAACGCTGCGACGAACGACCACCCGAAACGACGGCGCGACCGTCGAATGA